The Naumovozyma dairenensis CBS 421 chromosome 2, complete genome genome segment GGGAACAGAGAGAAACAATAACCAACAATGGACTCTGAAACGAATGAAATCAGGGACCAAACTACAACACCTGTTGAAAATACAGATATAGATACCAAAacaattgaagatgaatcaTGCGCGTCCcatgaaaataatttaaaatctACTCTAGATGATACAACGGCTCTCCAAAATGAACAAGCTCAACAAATAGTTCAAACGCCAGAAACAAACGATAGTACTAAAGGGTTGCTCAAGACAGACACTGAAGGGGAGGGAAATGTTGTATCACCACCAAATGAAAACAGTTTATTAACCACTGAGGAAATCGATAATGATTGTTCTAACATCGAAGGAACGGAGAGCAATGGAAGTAAGGGACCGACTACAGATACTGTTACTGAAGCAAATGTTGAGCAGATTGAAAAGAATCCCCAAAATACAGATACAGCAATTGATGGTGACCAAAATATATCCAATTTGCCTGAAGAGAATATAAAGGAAGATGGAATTGTTCATGAAACTACCGAAAATGtaaacaataatatcacCTCCGATGTTAACGCTCCTACCCCAGGTTCACATGATGAACCAGGCTCAAATCAATCGGTAATTAATGACAATGGAAATACAAGTCAAGAAGACACTACCACTCGAATAAATGGTACCAACAACATGACcattaatgaagaaaatactTCGATAGACAACCCTAATTTACTTGAACATGTAGAAGATGACCATACTAAGagttttgataataatattaagcttgaaaataaagagCAAACGCAGGAACAGGAGCAACAGAAAGAAGTGAACCAAGAATCAAACCCAATCCTAGATCAACTGGGAAAccaaaaattaaacaaagaaacaacCATCCCGGTGGCGACTGGAGAAGATTCTTTCGAACAAAATATCACAACTTCAGCACCATCACAACCACAAGATGCCATGGCTCCTGCGGAACCTAGTCAACTACAAGCAACTACTCCTAGTGGCTTACCACAAGGACAAACCAGCAATGTTATATCCTCAAATGGGATAATAAACAACACAAATACAAGTGAGGTTCTGAATATGAATGAGGATGACAATATGGATGTCGATGATGAACAAAGTTTAGATATACAAGTCGACGCACAGAAAGGGTTTTTTGGAAatgctgaagaagaagaagaagaagaagaagatgacgTTGATGGTGACAAAAAAGTCGGTGAAAATACTGAACAAAGAAATGCACAGCAAACTGACAGTCAAAGAAGTGGTCCTGAAGTGGTACTTACAAAGGAAATAGATCCAAACAGTACAAAGCTAGATTTCCCACAATTCCATGAAATTGTAATACCGAGTTATTCGAAATGGTTcgatttaaataaaatccacaagattgaaaaacaaTCTCTCCCAGAATTCTTTACCAACAGAATCGCATCTAAGACACCACAAATTTATGTTAGGTACAGAAATTTCATGGTTAATGCCTATAGGTTAAATCCAACTGAATATTTTAGTGTGACCGCAGCAAGAAGAAACCTTTCAGGTGATGCCGCGGTAATATTTAGACTTCATAGATTCCTTATGAAATGGGGCATTATAAACTATCAAGTAGATCCTAAACATTTACCCAAGAGTATTGAACCGCCTTTCACTGCTGAATACTCTACTAAGCATGATGCTCCTAGGGGACTTTTCCCATTTGAAAGTTTCAAACCATCTTTACAATTACCGGAATTAgcaaaattgaaaaacatGATGGATCTTAATGACCAAAATAGTGCACTTTACAAATATTTACTTTCAAAAGCAAATcgagaaagaagaaattcaattcttgCTGACGAACCATTGATGCAAGATGCTACAATTTTAAAAGAGAATAAAGCGAACACTAATAATACTAACCataatactaatattaACGAGACAacgaaaaataataaaaggaCAACTGATGATGCTAAGTTAGatacaaatgatgataaagaagaagagaaaagagaagaaaacatGAAATTGGAATTGGGAACAAGTAACCAAAGAGAATCCCCTCATCCAGTGAAGAAACTAAAAATTGTAGATGCTGGGAAGGACAATAGTTGGACAGAGCGAGATATACAAAATTTGTTGAAAGCTATAAATGAGTTTGGTTCAAATTGGTATAAAATTGCGAAATCTATTGGAAATAAATCTCCAGAGGAATGTATTCTTAAATTTTTACAGTTACctattgaagataaatttttatatcAGTCTAATATGAACGGGAAAGAAAACGATATTGGCCCTTTAAAATATGCACCTCATTTACCATTTTCTAAAAGTGATAACCCCGTTTTATCAACAATTGCTTTCTTGGTTGGTTTGGTGGATCCAAAAACTGTTCAAAAAATGACCAATCGTGCCTTGAAAGAATCATTGGAAGAGAATAATATTGACGATGTGGATTCTAAAGAGGCAAAGCTTATAGAATCACggaatgaaaatgattcaaGTAACCCTCcagtttcttcaaatggaattgaaaataaagaatctGTCCCATCTATGATCAAGGAGGGTTCTGAAGTTGCTATGGCGGCGCTTGGAATAAGGTCTAATATATTCGCAActaatgaagaaagaaaattagTAACGCTTTCAAACCAATTAGTCCAAGTACAAATGCAGAAATTAGAGtccaaattcaatttattgaagaagtttgaaaaatcgttagaattggaaaaaaaaattattgaaaaacaacaagaagacCTTCTGATACAAAGGCTAAGTTTTATCAGGAATTCGAATATCCTTTTAAACAAGTTAAAGCAAAGCGTTGATCATGACGCAGAAACCAAGATAGATAATAAGGAGGCTTTAAAGGAAGTAATTATGGATGTTGAAAGATTCTTAGCTAATCCAACGAAACTAAGCGTTGGTTCATCTGTCGATTCTAACACGTTAAAAACAGGAGGCGCCAACGATTATGGTTCCTCCTCTTCTAAGACTGAAAAAGACATCAAACCTATCTCTATTGATGCACCGCAGTTTTATAGATACTGGTCAGCATAAGAGGTTCTATGTATGTAATCTGCGTAATTTAATATACAATTTTGTATCAAATATATTCGTCTCATCATACTAGCTTTTTTTAGTAGTGAACTTATAAGTTACGTATGGGAAATGTGTATTTTCCTTATCTATTGGGCGGCGGTACACAAACTCATACTAATAGAATTATTCTAGAAATAATGTTACTTAGGCCATTCAACCCCTGCATGATATGAAATGTCGTGAAATCTAGTTGATTGGGTCAGGTGCATTGACAAACTCAAATGTTTCCAAACTATATAACACAAAAGCCataagaaagaaacaatgAAAGTACAAGACGTATGAAGAGAAAACCTTAACCCATATTTATTCCTTAGTGCGAGGCATTTGATTCTTGACTATTGtaacaaaaaatatgcATGATTTATACAATATTCGAAATGAATTTAACCCAAAGCAATAAAGTAATGTATGAACAAGACCGCCCTTTTACTTTCAATTTGTGACACTAAAAAAGGGGTaccaaatgaaattatACAATCCACATCACTGTTCAATGAGTTTTCGGCCTACATATATTCACTAACACATTGATTTTATAGAATATGCATGAGAAAACCAAGGTGAATATCAATCCTCTGCTGTATCTCCTTTGTACTTTATCACAATACAATTAATGCCGGGCTATTTGCATATAATTTATGCTATATACTCTTCAAAAGGTATCTATAACTTATCTTATTATAATTTCTGGGAGAAAAAATTCATGGTATTACGACTACCTCTGGATTACCTAAAACTTAAACTTTCATTGGGATCGCTCTAATGGCTGTGAGAAAAGCAATATTCAGGTTGGTTCAAAGCCAATATTCTTTCACTTTTTCGGCTCTTAGTTTTTCGGTACTCTCtactttttatttatagatCATAGCTGCACTATCTTCTTGTTCCAAAAGAAACTGTCAAAAATCACTTCCTATCTCATCTCAACTTCAGGCAACCCTAATTGAGTACAGGTACCAAAAAACTATTATCGATTTTTTTGTCTTGTATCTGTTGGACCTGAGTGTAATTAGCTTAACATTTAATGTTGGTTACTGTATTCCCATTTTTAGATTAACTGCTTAAtgttgaatatttatatatttatatatacatatatatagttaTAATACGGgttgaaattattatttttatattttatagtaataatgaatgaaattatttatttaaattgttcgtaatataattttttattattattattattatttttattcgaattatttgaatatttaagCAGAAATACGCTTTTGAGCAGCGATTCTACCTCTTTGTCTAGAAGACAATCTAACAACCTTCTTTTCAGCAGCCTTTTCAACAgcttcttctctttcagTGACGACTAATTCAATGTGAGATGGAGAAGATTCGTACTTGTTGATTCTACCGTGGGCTCTGTaagttcttcttctttgctTTGGAGCTTGGTTAACTTGGATGTGAGAAACATATAGTTTGGTAGCATCTAAACCTTTAGCctgataaaaaattaatagtTTAGCAAaaatttgttattattgataataacaatatttacaatttaaaaaaaattgttagtaaaatttgttcttttttttaatttcttcaataattggaGAGCCTTTGTAAAATTACCCTTGCTTTGAACCGATgatataaagaaattcGATTCATGTAtaaaccattattatttcataCTGTGTTTTTTCCACTATTGTCTTGATTCTAATAATTACTTCTTATCCACTAAAAAAgctaatgatgattttcT includes the following:
- the SWI3 gene encoding Swi3p (similar to Saccharomyces cerevisiae SWI3 (YJL176C); ancestral locus Anc_1.163), which produces MDSETNEIRDQTTTPVENTDIDTKTIEDESCASHENNLKSTLDDTTALQNEQAQQIVQTPETNDSTKGLLKTDTEGEGNVVSPPNENSLLTTEEIDNDCSNIEGTESNGSKGPTTDTVTEANVEQIEKNPQNTDTAIDGDQNISNLPEENIKEDGIVHETTENVNNNITSDVNAPTPGSHDEPGSNQSVINDNGNTSQEDTTTRINGTNNMTINEENTSIDNPNLLEHVEDDHTKSFDNNIKLENKEQTQEQEQQKEVNQESNPILDQLGNQKLNKETTIPVATGEDSFEQNITTSAPSQPQDAMAPAEPSQLQATTPSGLPQGQTSNVISSNGIINNTNTSEVLNMNEDDNMDVDDEQSLDIQVDAQKGFFGNAEEEEEEEEDDVDGDKKVGENTEQRNAQQTDSQRSGPEVVLTKEIDPNSTKLDFPQFHEIVIPSYSKWFDLNKIHKIEKQSLPEFFTNRIASKTPQIYVRYRNFMVNAYRLNPTEYFSVTAARRNLSGDAAVIFRLHRFLMKWGIINYQVDPKHLPKSIEPPFTAEYSTKHDAPRGLFPFESFKPSLQLPELAKLKNMMDLNDQNSALYKYLLSKANRERRNSILADEPLMQDATILKENKANTNNTNHNTNINETTKNNKRTTDDAKLDTNDDKEEEKREENMKLELGTSNQRESPHPVKKLKIVDAGKDNSWTERDIQNLLKAINEFGSNWYKIAKSIGNKSPEECILKFLQLPIEDKFLYQSNMNGKENDIGPLKYAPHLPFSKSDNPVLSTIAFLVGLVDPKTVQKMTNRALKESLEENNIDDVDSKEAKLIESRNENDSSNPPVSSNGIENKESVPSMIKEGSEVAMAALGIRSNIFATNEERKLVTLSNQLVQVQMQKLESKFNLLKKFEKSLELEKKIIEKQQEDLLIQRLSFIRNSNILLNKLKQSVDHDAETKIDNKEALKEVIMDVERFLANPTKLSVGSSVDSNTLKTGGANDYGSSSSKTEKDIKPISIDAPQFYRYWSA